The Glycine soja cultivar W05 chromosome 9, ASM419377v2, whole genome shotgun sequence sequence GCAGCTGTTGAATGCCATGAAAGTGTATGTAATCATTGTTGAACGAGGGACAACGCCTAGATTAAGCCGAGGTTCccctaaaaatgttttaaacttAATCCTTAGTTTTAGAAATAATGTAAAAAGGGCAGATTGTATGTTATGTAACTATGATAATTAGAGTAACTATatattcttgtatttttttttaactatcctTGTATTAATGacctctcatatatatatatattgtgtggTTCAAACACAAAGAATTCATCATATGCctctcattttctctctttctcaaaACATTTaacatacaattttattttacctttttaaagACCCCCCCAGCAATGGTATTCATGATACTCTACCTGTAACTGAATTTGTGACTTTTCCTTGTCTCAAAAAAATGCAGATGTGATGTACAACAACTATCTCTATATTTTTGTGAATTCTCAAAGAAATGTTTAATCTAGATTTCATCTTATTTATTCATATAGTTTGTAATTGACAATGTCTTACCTAAACTATGAACTATTATGTAGGAATTAAAATCAGTCAAAGAGTCGGTTGCAAAATGTTACCTTGATCAATTAAAAGCATTACAGCAAATGGTGGATCTCAAACATAAGGAATTAGGGGATCTCAACAGAGCGTCTGCTGCACAAAAACATGCCATGGAAGACCTTAATGAAAGGCTTAGTGCTTCTACGCAGTCATGTGCTGAAGCAAATTCTATAATAAGTAGGTATGAAACTATGAATTACTTAATTCTCATGGTTTAATTCTTCAATACTTTTGTACATAGTAATATCATTTTGTTTCAATATTTCGTATCGGAGACTTAATTGATTCATATTGATATAGTTTCAGCTTTGGTTCATTGATTTATGTTGCCAAGAGAATACACAATATAGAAATGGTTTCCCTCTGTTATTCCTGTCATAGTAGTCTGTTATGCAAGGGGGTGTTTAGTCCCACATTGCCTAGTTATGTAGCCTAAGTAGTGCTTATTAGGTTCAGGTATTCCTCACCTTACAACTTCTTGGAAGGTTGAGTTATGCTTTAAGCCCAAATTTTaagaacttctctttttatgtAAAAGTTACAGAACACTTAAATTTGTTTGGGCAAATTACACATTTACACATACACCCCTAACTTTAGCAATATTGCACTTGAGACCCTTCCTTTTTTGACCCCACATGACCTCCCTAATTTATAAAGAGCATTACTAAATAAGGGAGGTATGTGTTAATGGGAAGAGGATGtggttttattttgttatataaattgaatttgaaggGGATCTGCGTAGGGACAAAAGTAGAAGGGGCATTGGATGTAATTTTGCTAAAGTTCAGTGAGTACGAGTGTAATTTAGTTTGACTGATTTAGTACTATGATGATCATAGGAGTGTGGACTTTTGCTTTCCACTAATGTGTTATGGATGGCTAAATCTAAATGCTTAAAGttgtaatgttttatatttatgttgcATGGTATAGTAATTCTCTCTCCTGATGCAGCCAAAAGGTAAATATAGCTGAACTGAAGGAACAATTAGATGAAGAGTGGACTCAACGAAAAGAAGAGCGAGAAAAGGCTGCAGGTGATCTAAAAGCTGCTGTTCATAGAGCCCAGTCTGAGGCTCAAGAGGAATTAAAACGACTCTCAGATGCTTCCTtaagaagagaaagagagcTACAAGAAACAATAAATAAGCTACAGGTTTGAAAGCTTTGAACTTTTGATGCTAAATTAGTAAGAAACTGTTCCCTTTCTACTTTCAGGAGCTCACAAGCTATCTCAATATATATTGTAGGAGTCAGAGAGAGAAATGTCTTTGCTGGTTGAAACCTTGAGGTCCAAACTGGTATTGTTCCATCATTTTTGCTCCTGTTAGCCTAAGAAAAATTTTGCACTTCAGTTCAGAATTCAGATAGAGATTTTCCTCTTTATTCCTTTTCTGTTGCAGGAAGATACCAGGCAAAAATTGGTTGTATCTGATAATAAGGTCCGTCAATTGGAAGCCCAAGTACATGAAGAGAAGCTTgccaatgaaaatgaaatgaagGTAGTCAGATAATCTTATATAGACTATTGAGTATCATATTGCTTTATCATATTTTGCTTGATATCTAGCTAAATATAAATTCTAATTCATGGAGCAGAAAGTAGAACTTGAACAACAGGAAACAAGAAGATTAAGGAAAGAGCTTGAGAGCGAAAAGGTAGATATGAAAATCTCATGTCATTGAATACGAAATTTGTTTTGATATGAAGGTGTTTTTATTGGAATGATGTCTGCTTTACATCCAGGTGCCATGCTAATGTTATTTTGACTAGATTACAGAATAAGTTATTGATATAACAAATGCCTTGACTTTAACTGACTAAATACTCTTGGtccaaagaatgaagaaaaattttatagtttatatgCTGCTTGGCTttctaattagttttttttttgttctatatCTTATCCTCTTTTTCTAATCTCCTTTTTTTCCTGGGGGTCAAGTTTCCTTATTTGAAGCTGAGATATTTGTTGATGTTGTTAGCAGGCAGCTCGAGAAGAAGCTTGGGCTAAAGTTTCTGTTCTTGAGCTTGAGATAAATGCTGCAATGCGAGATCTTGATTTTGAGAGGCGGAGGTTGAAAGGTGCCAGGGAAAGACTTATGCTTCGGTAAGGCTTGATTTGTTGTTTATAATCATTGGACATCTGCAATTTGAAAAGTATGTAGAATTTCCAACATAGGCTGCAGATACTGTCGTAGAATATCAGAGGACACAGGGCAGCACTCTAGCTGCTACTTCTTCCAGCTAATTGTTTATTGCATTCTTGGGatttttgttataataattactaattattCTTTATGTAGATTGAATTAGATGGTGCTTCAAAGTCTTTCTAATAAAATCTTCAAAGGAGCACGTATACTAGGTTTTTATAAACATTTCTTTCATGGAtcttaactaatttttaaactGATCTAAAAACGAAATGAGATAAAAAGGATGTAGAAACATGTTCAGCGAGACTAGGATTTAGGGAACCTTATTAAGATGTTTTTAGCGTGTTTGTTGCTTATAAACCTTTTTCTATTCATACTTCCTTTATTATAATTGAGTGCAAGATTGAAAGTTGGCATCTCTATGGACCATGTCTTTGCAAGCATGTTCATGACTAATTTGAGGGCCGTGATTATAGCAAAAGAAGGGCTGCTGGGGTTAATTGTGTTACTTTGATTTGAATATACACTATTCAGCAAAGTTGTTTCAATTGAAAATGGGGAGATCCTGGTGTCCCATGAGTAGGTATTGTCATTCATATTGATTTGATTCCAGCTGTATGTTATGAGTCCCAGTTGGTTAGTGTACTACTGAGTTGTACTATATGAAGTGTTGTCTGACAGTTCTGCTTTATAATGCATCATGTACAGCTGACTCATTCTTCCTAATGATTGTAGATTTCTAGATCTTTCAGCTGATGTTCTGTGTTGCCATGCAGGGAAACACAGCTTCGAGCATTTTATTCAACTACTGAAGAGATACAAGTATTGTTTGCTAAGCAACAGGAACAATTGAAGTCTATGCAGAGAACTCTAGAAGATGATGAAAATTATGAGAATACTTTTGTAGACATGGATGGAATCATTGGTGGAACCTCTGGCAGAGAAAAAGAAGTTGATGGATACCATAGCCAAAATGGTGCCAAGGCAGGGTCAACTTCTTCTGCACAAAGGCTCAACGTAGTTCACGTTGAAACATTGAGCAATGAAGCAAGTGTCACTGAGAAGCATGGCTGTGATATGAGAAGTGAAGAATGTCAAAATACGCAAGAGGCAAAATTCACCAGTGCTGATCATGACCATCGTGTTAGAGGTGGCTTTGGTTCTGATATTGATGGTGTTGGCACGGCAACTATGGTGGAGAGAGATGCTGCTGTAGGCACTGAGCGAGTTCTTGAAACTGAAAGTCCTGTAAATCAGGGTGAACAGAATATTGATTTGAACAAGTGTTTAGATGGGGACACAATGcaaattgatgatgatgatgaccatGTACAAGAAACGGAGGAGCATGCTCAAAAACCTTCTCATGAAGGCTTACATCATTCACAATCAAATAATCCTTCAGACACTCAAAAGACCATTGAGGATACAGAAGCTGGAGGCACAATCAGAACAGCAGATCTTTTGACTTCGGAAGTGGCTGGTAGTCGGGCTTGCAGTACAGCCCCTTTCTTGCATGGAGAAAATGAATCTCCAAGAAGCAAAGATAATAATGAAGGTTCAGGAGCATTGCATGATTCAATTATCGTAGTGGCTGTGGCTGAGAGTCAGAACACAACTTCTGATGCTGCAGTTGCCAGACAGAATGAACGACGAGTACTAAGTGAGATGATTGGCATTGTTGCTCCCGATTTGAGGGAGCAATTTGAAGGTTCTGCATATGATTGTGACCAAGAGAGAGAAAACCATGGTGGTTCATCTGACTCAGATACTAAGAGTTGTAGCAACACTAGCATTGATAACAGAGCTGATGCAAAGGGTGGATCAATATCTGATGAAGAAACTCAGCTTAGTGACCATGATGAGGAGGATCAAAAGCAGGGTGATGCCATGGATAACGATGATGAAGACACTGAagaagattgatttttttgcatAGTTGTAGGTTGTACAAAGATATTTGGGTATACAAGTTGTACAGATTCCTGTATTTTTGCaattacccccccccccccccccctcccctccCTTCCGGTCACTGTAATTATATTTAAggcatttttttgtatttaatgtAGGGTTTTCCTGTCATTTTGCTTCATAAAATGCAAATATGATAGCAAGTTATGAAATGATAGTTAGTAACAGGCTTCAAGTAAGTCCATCTAGGGAACGTACAGAACCATTATGATTGTCTTTCCAAGCATGTTAAAGTATCAGTTTGTTGAATATGACTTGGAAGTTTTTAGCCGGAAAGTGTCTTGTATGCTTGGAATCTGAAGCTGTTGTTCACTATTGGAAAAAATTCAAGTAACgagagataaaatatatataagtggaggaCAATCATTATCTCTTGAGTTAATTTTTGAAGTTCAgttaaactcaaattcacattCTAAAATGGTATCAAAATTCATCATAGATCTACTAAACGGGTCAcctatcatattatttatacatCAAATCTAAAAGTATTGAATATAAGAGGATGTATTAGAGAAAATTTAAAGTTCTATAT is a genomic window containing:
- the LOC114425272 gene encoding uncharacterized protein LOC114425272 isoform X1, whose product is MEEAKVETPMTTWRDNCSQSLSPRARIVSVASNIASQPLHNPDPQVWGVLTAVSYNARKRHQGINILLTANEHCIGRLVEDVRFQIDSNSVSANHCRIYRMKVTNENMENATSIFLKDASTNGTYLNWERLKKNGAAVKVCHGDIISFAAPPQHDLAFAFVFREALVPSLMPDNAVAKRKAEDFVSDNKRLKGLGIGAPEGPISLDDFRSLQRSNMELRKQLENQVVTVDTLRSDNCAAVECHESELKSVKESVAKCYLDQLKALQQMVDLKHKELGDLNRASAAQKHAMEDLNERLSASTQSCAEANSIISSQKVNIAELKEQLDEEWTQRKEEREKAAGDLKAAVHRAQSEAQEELKRLSDASLRRERELQETINKLQESEREMSLLVETLRSKLEDTRQKLVVSDNKVRQLEAQVHEEKLANENEMKKVELEQQETRRLRKELESEKQAAREEAWAKVSVLELEINAAMRDLDFERRRLKGARERLMLRETQLRAFYSTTEEIQVLFAKQQEQLKSMQRTLEDDENYENTFVDMDGIIGGTSGREKEVDGYHSQNGAKAGSTSSAQRLNVVHVETLSNEASVTEKHGCDMRSEECQNTQEAKFTSADHDHRVRGGFGSDIDGVGTATMVERDAAVGTERVLETESPVNQGEQNIDLNKCLDGDTMQIDDDDDHVQETEEHAQKPSHEGLHHSQSNNPSDTQKTIEDTEAGGTIRTADLLTSEVAGSRACSTAPFLHGENESPRSKDNNEGSGALHDSIIVVAVAESQNTTSDAAVARQNERRVLSEMIGIVAPDLREQFEGSAYDCDQERENHGGSSDSDTKSCSNTSIDNRADAKGGSISDEETQLSDHDEEDQKQGDAMDNDDEDTEED
- the LOC114425272 gene encoding ELKS/Rab6-interacting/CAST family member 1-like isoform X3, whose translation is MPDNAVAKRKAEDFVSDNKRLKGLGIGAPEGPISLDDFRSLQRSNMELRKQLENQVVTVDTLRSDNCAAVECHESELKSVKESVAKCYLDQLKALQQMVDLKHKELGDLNRASAAQKHAMEDLNERLSASTQSCAEANSIISSQKVNIAELKEQLDEEWTQRKEEREKAAGDLKAAVHRAQSEAQEELKRLSDASLRRERELQETINKLQESEREMSLLVETLRSKLEDTRQKLVVSDNKVRQLEAQVHEEKLANENEMKKVELEQQETRRLRKELESEKQAAREEAWAKVSVLELEINAAMRDLDFERRRLKGARERLMLRETQLRAFYSTTEEIQVLFAKQQEQLKSMQRTLEDDENYENTFVDMDGIIGGTSGREKEVDGYHSQNGAKAGSTSSAQRLNVVHVETLSNEASVTEKHGCDMRSEECQNTQEAKFTSADHDHRVRGGFGSDIDGVGTATMVERDAAVGTERVLETESPVNQGEQNIDLNKCLDGDTMQIDDDDDHVQETEEHAQKPSHEGLHHSQSNNPSDTQKTIEDTEAGGTIRTADLLTSEVAGSRACSTAPFLHGENESPRSKDNNEGSGALHDSIIVVAVAESQNTTSDAAVARQNERRVLSEMIGIVAPDLREQFEGSAYDCDQERENHGGSSDSDTKSCSNTSIDNRADAKGGSISDEETQLSDHDEEDQKQGDAMDNDDEDTEED
- the LOC114425272 gene encoding ELKS/Rab6-interacting/CAST family member 1-like isoform X2 — its product is MEEAKVETPMTTWRDNCSQSLSPRARIVSVASNIASQPLHNPDPQVWGVLTAVSYNARKRHQGINILLTANEHCIGRLVEDVRFQIDSNSVSANHCRIYRMKVTNENMENATSIFLKDASTNGTYLNWERLKKNGAAVKVCHGDIISFAAPPQHDLAFAFVFREALVPSLMPDNAVAKRKAEDFVSDNKRLKGLGIGAPEGPISLDDFRSLQRSNMELRKQLENQVVTVDTLRSDNCAAVECHESELKSVKESVAKCYLDQLKALQQMVDLKHKELGDLNRASAAQKHAMEDLNERLSASTQSCAEANSIISSQKVNIAELKEQLDEEWTQRKEEREKAAGDLKAAVHRAQSEAQEELKRLSDASLRRERELQETINKLQESEREMSLLVETLRSKLEDTRQKLVVSDNKVRQLEAQVHEEKLANENEMKKVELEQQETRRLRKELESEKAAREEAWAKVSVLELEINAAMRDLDFERRRLKGARERLMLRETQLRAFYSTTEEIQVLFAKQQEQLKSMQRTLEDDENYENTFVDMDGIIGGTSGREKEVDGYHSQNGAKAGSTSSAQRLNVVHVETLSNEASVTEKHGCDMRSEECQNTQEAKFTSADHDHRVRGGFGSDIDGVGTATMVERDAAVGTERVLETESPVNQGEQNIDLNKCLDGDTMQIDDDDDHVQETEEHAQKPSHEGLHHSQSNNPSDTQKTIEDTEAGGTIRTADLLTSEVAGSRACSTAPFLHGENESPRSKDNNEGSGALHDSIIVVAVAESQNTTSDAAVARQNERRVLSEMIGIVAPDLREQFEGSAYDCDQERENHGGSSDSDTKSCSNTSIDNRADAKGGSISDEETQLSDHDEEDQKQGDAMDNDDEDTEED